The Candidatus Krumholzibacteriota bacterium genome window below encodes:
- the recO gene encoding DNA repair protein RecO codes for MSEIVKDRAIVLRTYEYHETSLIVVVLTREYGKLRLLARGARRAAATGMRTGNAGDIVFYFRPDRGLQALKEADMRGTVASLGDLDRLCLLQAGLELVDRSTVGREADEGFFRLLDAFLEGLVAPGDPWLIFFTLETLLLKALGVFPGTGRCSACGRPVGDDWRLDPREGSISCGRCGGDGHRSLSAGSRRLLRRIEEEAFDAAPSTTLTGRERGEIGRLLHELFKHHVEGYRLPGALRILKGRG; via the coding sequence GTGAGCGAGATCGTCAAGGACCGTGCAATCGTCCTGCGGACGTACGAATACCACGAGACCAGCCTGATCGTCGTCGTCCTCACCCGGGAGTACGGCAAGCTGCGGCTGCTCGCGCGCGGCGCGAGACGCGCGGCGGCGACGGGGATGCGAACGGGGAACGCGGGGGACATCGTTTTCTACTTCCGCCCCGACAGGGGGCTGCAGGCCCTGAAGGAGGCGGACATGCGCGGCACGGTCGCCTCGCTCGGCGACCTGGACCGTCTCTGCCTCCTGCAGGCCGGGCTCGAGCTGGTCGACCGGTCCACCGTCGGCCGCGAGGCGGACGAGGGATTCTTCCGTCTTCTCGACGCTTTTTTGGAGGGACTGGTTGCGCCGGGCGACCCGTGGCTGATATTCTTCACCCTGGAGACGCTGCTGCTCAAGGCGCTCGGGGTCTTTCCCGGCACCGGACGCTGCTCGGCGTGCGGCCGGCCGGTCGGCGACGACTGGCGACTCGATCCGCGGGAGGGATCGATCTCCTGCGGCAGGTGCGGTGGCGACGGCCACCGATCGCTCTCGGCCGGTTCGCGACGGCTTCTGCGGCGGATCGAGGAGGAGGCCTTCGATGCGGCCCCGTCGACGACCTTGACGGGGAGGGAACGCGGCGAGATCGGGCGTCTCCTGCACGAGCTGTTCAAACATCATGTCGAGGGATACCGCCTGCCCGGCGCCCTGCGCATCTTGAAAGGACGAGGATGA
- the mgtE gene encoding magnesium transporter produces the protein MDEELLQIFGRIDEVFESGQVSALGGMIAGMRAPDVADIIEALDEERRAVLFGLLDDAVAAEVLTLLDEGSAAGLLRDMASDRTVQLVALMASDDAADIVSLLPDDKSLEVLRSISREDYEDLSELLKFHEESAGGIMAREILTARGGTTVGEVIRLIRAEAREVEHLQNIYIVDSEGILIGEVPLLNLLLVEPDVRIDDIMTRETVTVGVETDQEEVASIFSKFDIYTLPVLDARGRLVGRITVDDVLDVLEEEATEDITIMAGTGEEEFFERSSLRVSRARLPWLFTGLIGGIASAIVMKHFSGSFETILTLAFFVPVITAMGGNVGIQSSAIVVRELALGTSGVFRTSEKIIREIKVSLINGFVLGGVLLLVVVLWQRDLRLGLLLCLSLTTIIVWGTLMGAIVPLLLKRINIDPALATGPFITTSNDILGLLFYLGIASAFLDWLGGG, from the coding sequence ATGGACGAGGAGCTGCTGCAGATCTTCGGGCGGATCGACGAGGTCTTCGAATCGGGGCAGGTCTCCGCGCTCGGCGGGATGATCGCGGGGATGCGGGCACCCGACGTCGCGGACATCATCGAGGCGCTCGACGAGGAGCGTCGCGCCGTCCTCTTCGGATTGCTCGACGACGCGGTCGCCGCCGAGGTGCTGACCCTCCTCGACGAGGGATCGGCTGCCGGTCTCCTGCGCGACATGGCCTCGGATCGCACCGTCCAACTCGTCGCCTTGATGGCGAGCGACGACGCCGCGGATATCGTCTCCCTGCTTCCCGACGACAAGAGCCTCGAGGTGCTCAGGTCGATCAGCCGCGAGGACTACGAGGATCTCAGCGAGCTCCTCAAGTTCCACGAGGAGTCGGCGGGCGGGATCATGGCCCGCGAGATCCTCACGGCGCGCGGGGGGACGACGGTCGGCGAGGTCATCCGGCTCATCAGGGCGGAGGCGCGGGAAGTCGAGCACCTGCAGAACATCTACATCGTCGACTCCGAGGGGATCCTCATAGGCGAGGTCCCGCTCCTGAACCTGCTTCTCGTCGAGCCCGACGTCCGGATCGACGACATCATGACGCGCGAGACCGTGACGGTCGGCGTCGAGACGGACCAGGAGGAGGTCGCCTCGATCTTCTCGAAGTTCGATATCTACACGCTCCCCGTCCTCGACGCGCGCGGCCGGCTCGTCGGGCGGATCACCGTCGACGACGTCCTGGACGTTCTCGAGGAGGAGGCGACCGAGGACATCACGATCATGGCCGGAACGGGGGAGGAGGAGTTCTTCGAACGCTCCTCGCTCCGTGTCTCCCGTGCGCGCCTTCCCTGGCTCTTCACCGGCCTGATCGGCGGCATCGCGTCGGCGATCGTGATGAAACATTTCAGCGGCTCCTTCGAGACGATCCTCACGCTGGCCTTCTTCGTGCCCGTCATCACGGCGATGGGCGGGAACGTCGGCATACAGTCGTCGGCGATCGTCGTGCGTGAACTCGCCCTCGGCACCTCGGGCGTCTTCCGGACGTCGGAGAAGATCATCCGCGAGATCAAGGTGTCGCTGATCAACGGCTTCGTGCTCGGAGGCGTGCTGCTTCTCGTCGTCGTTCTCTGGCAGCGCGATCTGCGTCTCGGCCTGCTCCTCTGTCTCTCCCTGACGACGATCATCGTCTGGGGGACGCTGATGGGCGCCATCGTCCCGCTTCTGCTCAAGCGGATCAATATCGATCCGGCACTGGCCACCGGGCCGTTCATCACCACCTCGAACGACATCCTGGGGCTCCTATTCTATCTCGGCATCGCCAGCGCGTTCCTCGACTGGCTCGGCGGGGGATAG
- a CDS encoding DUF502 domain-containing protein, protein MGWFRRKLLTGILILLPTVVTGWVLYHVFIYFDDLLEPVVARYPIIDIPGLGFLAVVLLVLVAGVFAGNLIGRTIIGWLETLVVRIPLIRSMYTAVKQIGEVFLRGQHTAYRKAVLIQYPREGIYVVGFTTKTWLRRGADGRERMFVNIFLPTTPNPTSGLFLMVPEDETEPLDCSIEDALKMVISGGAIVPAPADPSRADLP, encoded by the coding sequence ATGGGTTGGTTCAGGCGCAAGCTGCTCACCGGCATTCTCATCCTGCTTCCCACCGTGGTCACCGGGTGGGTGCTCTATCACGTCTTCATCTACTTCGACGACCTGCTCGAACCGGTCGTCGCGCGGTACCCGATCATCGACATACCCGGCCTGGGATTCCTCGCCGTCGTCCTCCTCGTGCTCGTGGCGGGCGTCTTCGCGGGAAACCTGATCGGCCGCACCATCATCGGCTGGCTCGAGACGCTCGTCGTGAGAATCCCGCTCATCCGGAGCATGTACACGGCGGTGAAACAGATCGGCGAGGTCTTTCTCCGGGGACAGCACACGGCATATCGCAAGGCGGTTCTGATCCAGTACCCGCGCGAGGGGATCTACGTCGTCGGGTTCACGACGAAGACCTGGCTGCGACGCGGCGCCGATGGACGGGAGCGGATGTTCGTCAACATCTTCCTCCCGACGACCCCCAATCCGACCTCCGGTCTCTTCCTGATGGTCCCCGAGGACGAGACCGAACCGCTCGACTGCTCGATCGAGGACGCCCTCAAGATGGTCATCTCGGGAGGCGCGATCGTCCCCGCCCCGGCCGACCCGTCCCGCGCCGATTTGCCTTGA
- a CDS encoding HlyC/CorC family transporter, with translation MTGAMESVPIAIPLLLVAQFLLSCGAAAFSAVSRMHEDKVFPLSRVSRAARLLHRSRLHLLIGLALLQGVVVFAAAAAAGALPGAGAAGRMPAYAIVFALLVAATILGGGLADRRPARFATLLSWPLLPVYTLLRPLTGLFLRTATALFPDLVRELASPFFVFADRREPGEGFIEEEGSRLMHRIAAFSDKRVREVMVPRIDVFAVDLRAPLDEVRREVAEAGHSRVPVYDDQVDRIVGILHVKDFARPGSGETGGLSALLREPFFVPEGKKIDELLREFQLERKHMAVVVDEYGGTAGIVTIEDIIEEIVGEIEDEYDEETPLVFESSPGEYVAQGRMNIGEFNEAVHLSIRTEEADTLAGFLYTLMGRVPVEGEEIVHDGVVFRISRLEGQRIAEVTVRLPGAGE, from the coding sequence ATGACCGGCGCCATGGAATCGGTGCCCATCGCGATACCGCTGCTGCTCGTGGCGCAGTTCCTGCTCTCGTGCGGGGCCGCCGCCTTCAGCGCCGTCTCGCGGATGCACGAGGACAAGGTGTTCCCGCTCTCCCGCGTCTCGCGCGCGGCCAGGCTCCTGCACCGCAGTCGCCTCCATCTCCTCATCGGCCTCGCCCTGCTCCAGGGCGTCGTCGTCTTCGCCGCCGCGGCCGCCGCGGGAGCGTTGCCGGGCGCCGGCGCGGCAGGCCGCATGCCGGCATACGCGATCGTCTTCGCGCTCCTGGTCGCGGCGACGATCCTCGGCGGCGGTCTCGCCGATCGCCGGCCGGCGCGTTTCGCGACGCTGCTCTCCTGGCCGCTTTTGCCGGTCTACACGCTCCTGCGTCCGCTGACGGGGCTCTTCCTGCGGACGGCGACGGCGCTCTTTCCCGACCTCGTCAGGGAGCTGGCCTCTCCCTTCTTCGTCTTCGCCGACAGGCGGGAGCCGGGCGAGGGCTTCATCGAGGAGGAGGGGAGCCGGCTCATGCACCGCATCGCCGCCTTCAGCGACAAGCGCGTACGGGAGGTGATGGTGCCGCGGATCGACGTATTCGCCGTCGACCTGCGCGCGCCGCTCGACGAGGTGCGCCGCGAAGTGGCCGAGGCGGGGCACTCGCGCGTCCCCGTCTACGACGACCAGGTCGATCGCATCGTCGGCATCCTTCACGTCAAGGATTTCGCCCGCCCCGGATCGGGGGAGACGGGGGGGCTGTCCGCGCTTCTCCGCGAGCCCTTCTTCGTGCCGGAGGGCAAGAAGATCGACGAGCTTCTCAGGGAGTTCCAGCTCGAGCGGAAACACATGGCCGTCGTCGTCGACGAGTACGGCGGCACGGCCGGCATCGTCACCATCGAGGACATCATCGAGGAGATCGTCGGCGAGATCGAGGACGAATACGACGAGGAGACGCCTCTGGTCTTCGAGTCCTCCCCCGGCGAATACGTCGCGCAGGGGCGTATGAACATCGGCGAGTTCAACGAGGCCGTGCACCTGTCGATCAGGACGGAGGAAGCCGACACCCTCGCCGGATTCCTATACACCCTCATGGGTCGTGTCCCGGTCGAGGGCGAGGAGATCGTCCACGACGGCGTCGTCTTCCGGATCAGCCGGCTCGAGGGGCAGCGGATCGCCGAGGTGACGGTGCGTCTCCCCGGCGCGGGGGAGTGA
- the ybeY gene encoding rRNA maturation RNase YbeY, giving the protein MFELAQPAIRRLAGPVPPRGAAVELTLVGERRMADLNRTYRNRRGAAEILTFPYGPDGGGEDPVGEIFLCWKRIEAGARDRGVEPRHWLLRLVAHGLMHLRGHLHADPAAARRMERAERRVLEGFISPRVLDRLFGGETE; this is encoded by the coding sequence ATGTTTGAGCTCGCCCAGCCCGCGATCCGCCGCCTCGCCGGCCCGGTGCCGCCCCGCGGCGCCGCCGTCGAGCTGACACTCGTCGGCGAGAGGCGGATGGCCGACCTCAACCGGACGTACCGGAACCGCCGGGGGGCGGCCGAGATACTGACCTTCCCCTACGGTCCAGACGGCGGCGGCGAGGATCCGGTCGGCGAGATCTTCCTCTGCTGGAAACGGATCGAAGCGGGGGCGAGAGACCGGGGGGTCGAGCCGCGGCACTGGCTGCTCCGGCTCGTCGCCCATGGCCTGATGCACCTCCGCGGCCACCTCCACGCCGATCCGGCCGCCGCCCGGCGGATGGAACGGGCGGAAAGACGGGTCCTCGAGGGGTTCATCTCTCCGCGCGTCCTCGACAGACTGTTCGGGGGGGAAACGGAATGA
- a CDS encoding HDIG domain-containing protein has translation MAEPTANGTGRGENGGAGRGFDPRKAAARLFGRRRLPYVYALLFLVVSLLLFPPLKKIRDVRFREGDIADVDVIAPFDFIVPHSEQEIESNRAKAVLSVPPVYRENREIVRHLPEDLEAFMTSIRDIAMAESLDAAKRVDTIREMAPALSRDRVELLLDREMRRRILQIGLDLQRSLFERGIVNDASPLRRRDFASITVVDGTDERTMSTASLISQGELESVILDRAGRNFDADGKAIDLFYDIVRSHLMPNLVYDPDETRARREAKMRTVPKYFTVSRNERIVAKHDRVTRTQVSVLEALEERKAELELETSGMKRVLLYIGKALRIASLLAVFLLALRRFSPGLIADPGKTTLVFIIVFVYLLLTALVTRYAILDPYLVPVAFVSLVTAAFFGVMPSVAFTLFSAFLLLTHTDLPGSHAFIAILAGTAAIISIAQLRERRHFYTIFLYIAIAYIIGIAGFGLTERISVSQFLFSSLWGITNSFICTILVMFLLPIFESIFDVTTNFTLMELSDLNRPLLRRLIMEAPGTYHHSLMVGNLVEAVAGEVGANSLLARVAAYYHDIGKLAKPEYFFENKGDNVNKHEKLAPTMSALILGSHVKEGVELARKEKLPRVISDAIREHHGTTVMAYFYQKALEYDSHDSVNVDDFRYPGPRPSSKENALIMLADSCEAAVRSLKEPTAPRIRAIVSRLVQTRMNDGELDDSGLTLNDIAVIREKYIQLLTGIFHPRISYPGQEREERGGAGPRDYPSGKQAQGERKRHV, from the coding sequence ATGGCTGAACCGACCGCCAACGGAACCGGTCGCGGGGAGAACGGCGGCGCCGGACGCGGATTCGATCCGCGGAAGGCCGCCGCGCGGCTGTTCGGCAGGCGGCGCCTGCCGTACGTCTATGCCCTGCTCTTCCTCGTCGTCTCGCTCCTGCTCTTTCCGCCGCTCAAGAAGATACGGGACGTGCGGTTCCGCGAGGGGGACATCGCCGACGTCGATGTCATCGCGCCCTTCGATTTCATCGTTCCCCACTCCGAGCAGGAGATCGAGAGCAACCGCGCCAAGGCCGTGCTCAGCGTTCCCCCGGTCTACCGGGAGAACCGCGAGATCGTCCGGCATCTCCCCGAGGACCTCGAGGCCTTCATGACCTCGATCAGGGACATCGCGATGGCGGAAAGCCTCGATGCGGCGAAACGGGTCGACACGATCCGCGAAATGGCTCCCGCCCTGAGCCGCGACCGCGTCGAGCTCCTTCTCGACCGGGAGATGCGCCGGCGGATACTCCAGATCGGACTCGACCTGCAACGCTCCCTCTTCGAGCGGGGGATCGTGAACGACGCGTCGCCGCTGCGCCGGCGGGACTTCGCCTCGATCACCGTCGTCGACGGGACCGACGAGCGGACGATGTCGACCGCGTCGCTGATCTCCCAGGGAGAGCTCGAATCGGTCATTCTCGACCGGGCCGGCCGCAACTTCGACGCCGACGGAAAGGCGATCGATCTCTTCTACGACATCGTCCGATCGCACCTGATGCCGAACCTCGTCTACGATCCCGACGAGACGCGCGCCCGGCGCGAGGCGAAGATGCGCACGGTGCCGAAGTACTTCACCGTCTCCCGCAACGAGCGCATCGTCGCCAAGCACGACCGGGTGACGCGGACCCAGGTGAGCGTCCTCGAGGCTCTCGAGGAACGCAAGGCCGAGCTCGAGCTCGAGACCTCCGGCATGAAGCGCGTTCTCCTCTATATCGGGAAGGCGCTCAGGATCGCCTCGCTGCTCGCCGTCTTCCTGCTCGCCCTCCGGCGGTTCAGTCCCGGGCTGATCGCCGATCCGGGGAAGACCACGCTCGTCTTCATCATCGTGTTCGTCTACCTGCTGCTCACCGCGCTCGTGACGCGGTACGCGATCCTCGACCCCTATCTCGTGCCGGTCGCCTTCGTCTCCCTCGTGACGGCGGCGTTCTTCGGCGTGATGCCGTCGGTCGCCTTCACCCTCTTCTCGGCGTTCCTCCTTCTCACCCACACCGACCTTCCCGGCTCGCACGCCTTCATCGCCATCCTCGCCGGCACGGCGGCGATCATCTCCATCGCGCAGCTTCGCGAGAGGCGGCATTTCTACACGATCTTCCTCTACATAGCGATCGCCTATATCATCGGGATCGCGGGATTCGGCCTCACCGAGCGCATCTCGGTGAGCCAGTTCCTCTTCAGTTCCCTCTGGGGGATCACCAACTCGTTCATCTGCACGATCCTCGTGATGTTCCTTTTGCCGATCTTCGAGTCGATCTTCGACGTGACCACGAATTTCACGCTCATGGAGCTCAGCGACCTCAACCGCCCGCTGTTGCGGCGGCTCATCATGGAGGCCCCGGGCACCTATCACCATTCCCTCATGGTCGGCAACCTCGTCGAGGCGGTCGCCGGAGAGGTCGGCGCGAACTCGCTGCTCGCGCGGGTCGCCGCCTACTATCACGACATCGGCAAGCTGGCGAAGCCCGAGTATTTCTTCGAGAACAAGGGCGACAACGTCAACAAGCACGAGAAGCTCGCCCCGACGATGAGCGCCCTGATTCTCGGCTCGCACGTCAAGGAGGGGGTCGAGCTCGCCAGGAAGGAGAAACTGCCGCGCGTGATCTCCGACGCGATCCGCGAGCACCACGGCACGACGGTGATGGCGTACTTCTACCAGAAGGCCCTCGAGTACGATTCGCATGACAGCGTCAACGTGGACGATTTCCGTTATCCGGGGCCGCGCCCGAGCTCGAAGGAGAACGCGCTGATCATGCTGGCCGATTCCTGCGAGGCGGCGGTGAGATCCCTCAAGGAGCCCACCGCCCCGAGGATCCGGGCGATCGTCTCGCGGCTCGTCCAGACGCGCATGAACGACGGCGAGCTCGACGACAGCGGCCTGACGCTGAACGACATAGCGGTCATCAGGGAGAAGTACATCCAGTTGCTGACGGGGATCTTCCATCCCCGGATATCCTATCCGGGGCAGGAGCGGGAAGAGAGGGGAGGGGCGGGACCGCGTGATTATCCTTCCGGGAAGCAGGCCCAGGGTGAGCGGAAGAGACATGTTTGA
- a CDS encoding PhoH family protein, whose amino-acid sequence MRKRDGKKRVISIAGLDPVKLLGVGDRNLRILEERFHDAIVVRGEEIILQGTASVLDEATSVVETLVRIAGSGRAVSESDVRAVVRGGEGTGTEGPPGKEVVFYSTKRRRGISPRSPRQGEYVDAVRDHDIVFAIGPAGTGKTYLAMAMALASLKRGEIDRIFISRPVVEAGESLGFLPGDLQEKIDPYLRPIFDAMNEMIGKERVQRLIESGVLEIAPLAYMRGRTLNNAFAILDEAQNTTVGQMKMFLTRLGANAKAVITGDITQIDLVDPARSGLVAVKEILDGVEGIAFISFGEEDVVRHRLVKAIIKAFSEMNARERAAATATPPGAGATDPTGSEREADAGTEETDG is encoded by the coding sequence GTGAGGAAACGGGACGGGAAGAAGCGTGTCATCTCCATCGCCGGCCTCGATCCGGTGAAACTGCTCGGCGTGGGAGACCGCAATCTCAGGATCCTCGAGGAGCGGTTCCACGACGCGATCGTCGTCCGCGGGGAGGAGATCATCCTGCAGGGGACGGCATCCGTTCTCGACGAGGCCACGTCGGTCGTCGAGACGCTCGTCAGGATCGCGGGATCGGGCCGGGCGGTCAGCGAATCCGACGTCCGGGCCGTCGTCCGCGGCGGCGAGGGGACGGGCACGGAGGGGCCCCCGGGAAAAGAGGTCGTCTTCTACTCGACGAAGCGGCGGCGCGGCATCTCTCCGCGATCCCCCCGGCAGGGGGAATACGTCGACGCGGTCCGTGACCACGATATCGTCTTCGCGATCGGGCCCGCCGGGACGGGGAAGACCTATCTCGCGATGGCCATGGCGCTCGCCTCTCTCAAGCGCGGGGAGATCGACCGGATCTTCATCTCGCGGCCGGTCGTCGAGGCCGGAGAGAGCCTCGGGTTCCTTCCCGGCGACCTCCAGGAGAAGATCGATCCCTACCTGCGGCCGATCTTCGACGCGATGAACGAGATGATCGGCAAGGAACGGGTCCAGCGGCTGATCGAATCGGGCGTGCTGGAGATCGCCCCGCTCGCCTACATGAGGGGGCGTACCCTCAACAACGCCTTCGCCATCCTCGACGAGGCGCAGAACACGACGGTCGGCCAGATGAAGATGTTCCTCACGCGCCTCGGGGCCAACGCGAAGGCGGTCATCACCGGCGACATCACCCAGATCGATCTCGTCGATCCGGCCCGCAGCGGGCTCGTCGCGGTCAAGGAAATCCTTGACGGCGTCGAGGGCATCGCGTTTATCTCCTTCGGTGAGGAGGACGTGGTTCGTCACCGCCTCGTCAAGGCTATCATAAAGGCTTTCAGCGAAATGAACGCCCGTGAGCGCGCCGCCGCGACGGCAACACCGCCGGGCGCCGGCGCGACGGACCCGACCGGATCGGAGCGCGAAGCCGACGCGGGAACCGAGGAGACCGATGGCTGA
- a CDS encoding LysM peptidoglycan-binding domain-containing protein, translating into MLKRTKVMTALIVPMALVFAVGCTKYQPRPINIAEGEYYEDEEYQKLSKDDREAYCRELADELIQLQGRSETAQNELTSNKDRIRTLTTDIRDSEREYANLSAQIDELTRQLQVLAQLPKTWTLQYGECLWNLAGYEEIYGDPLKWTRIWRANSGMIEDPDWVLAGWELAIPRDWPKQHTVVRDEWLAKIAGYWEVYDNWRDWPKLFEANKGQINDPDLIFPEQVLVIPR; encoded by the coding sequence ATGCTGAAGAGAACGAAGGTCATGACGGCGCTTATCGTCCCGATGGCCCTGGTCTTCGCGGTCGGCTGCACGAAGTACCAGCCGCGGCCGATCAACATCGCGGAGGGCGAATACTACGAGGACGAGGAGTACCAGAAGCTTTCGAAGGACGACCGGGAGGCGTACTGCCGCGAGCTGGCCGACGAGCTGATCCAGCTTCAGGGCCGGTCGGAGACCGCGCAGAACGAACTCACGTCGAACAAGGACCGCATCCGAACGCTCACCACGGACATCCGCGACTCGGAGCGTGAATACGCGAACCTCTCGGCGCAGATCGACGAGCTCACGCGCCAGCTCCAGGTGCTCGCGCAGCTGCCGAAGACGTGGACCCTCCAGTACGGCGAATGCCTGTGGAACCTCGCCGGCTACGAGGAGATCTACGGCGATCCCCTCAAGTGGACGAGGATCTGGCGCGCGAACTCCGGCATGATCGAGGATCCCGACTGGGTGCTCGCCGGATGGGAGCTCGCGATCCCGCGCGACTGGCCGAAGCAACACACCGTGGTCCGGGACGAGTGGCTCGCCAAGATCGCCGGTTACTGGGAAGTCTACGACAACTGGCGCGACTGGCCGAAACTCTTCGAGGCCAACAAGGGACAGATCAACGATCCGGATCTGATCTTCCCCGAACAGGTGCTGGTGATCCCCAGGTAG